The Astatotilapia calliptera chromosome 17, fAstCal1.2, whole genome shotgun sequence genome has a segment encoding these proteins:
- the LOC113009589 gene encoding regulator of G-protein signaling 8-like, which translates to MMSLMAWGESFDRLLECKTGQLVFEDFLRTEYSDENLLFWLACKKYKKITRVTEMTIAAKRIYTEFVQVGAPRQINIDCVTREEISKNISQPGPNCFDGAQKLIYGLMENDCYPRFLKSEIYQDLLEPAEQQ; encoded by the exons ATGATGTCATTGATGGCGTGGGGGGAGTCATTTGACCGTCTTCTGGAGTGTAAAA CTGGCCAGCTGGTGTTTGAGGACTTCTTGAGGACAGAGTACAGTGACGAGAACCTTCTTTTCTGGCTGGCCTGCAAAAAGTACAAGAAAATAACCAGAGTGACAGAAATGACCATTGCTGCCAAACGGATATACACTGAGTTTGTCCAAGTTGGTGCACCTAGACAG ATAAACATTGACTGTGTGACCAGAGAAGAAATCAGTAAAAATATCTCTCAGCCGGGGCCAAATTGCTTCGACGGGGCGCAGAAACTGATatatggcctgatggaaaacgACTGTTACCCACGATTTCTGAAATCAGAAATCTACCAAGATCTCCTGGAGCCGGCTGAACAGCAATGA